One window of Lytechinus variegatus isolate NC3 chromosome 2, Lvar_3.0, whole genome shotgun sequence genomic DNA carries:
- the LOC121407984 gene encoding Y+L amino acid transporter 2-like gives MAQDQIRNRSDGTAGREEPSSPPPSTSSERDRIVLGRNVGLPGCIGMVMGIIIGTGIFISPAGVLKGAGGSVGLSLVLWVICASIATCGAMCYTELSLTSGKSGGEFTFIFEYFGPVLAFLRMWTILAIIMPAISAVQGITIANYLTAPFFNDCHVPSHAIRLIATVILFCLVYINCVSVKWSSRLTNALTVTKIIGLMVLIISGIVNMCRGYTQNLTNAFAIPMEVDIPKAIYSGIFAFGGWETIAMIVEEIKDPERNLPLSIIISMVMITGIYLLANVAYLTILSPTEILASKAVAADFSVLALGTWSWTIWVFVALSAIGALNAMYFGFSRVYYAAARDGLLPEVIGMINIRYRTPLPAVIVTVPIVMVCLMVDDVFTLIQYQSFVMVAFQAITVCIIPYSRWKYPDLNRPFKVPVLVAVLFALAIVFLMGLTLYTSPVSSVVGLVLTLIGVPLYFFFVRLNKPPWFRKITGRITRGFQKLFFVVPEEATTAK, from the exons ATGGCTCAAGATCAAATAAGGAACAGATCAGACGGAACCGCCGGAAGAGAAGAGCCATCTTCACCGCCACCATCTACGTCATCCGAAAGAGACCGGATCGTTTTAGGTAGGAATGTTGGTCTCCCCGGATGTATTGGTATGGTGATGGGGATCATCATTGGCACTGGGATCTTCATTTCACCTGCAG GTGTCTTGAAGGGAGCAGGTGGATCGGTAGGTCTCTCCCTAGTCCTGTGGGTCATCTGCGCTTCCATCGCAACATGCGGAGCCATGTGCTACACAGAACTCAGTCTTACCTCAGGCAAATCTGGCGGAGAGTTCACATTTATATTTGAATACTTTGGACCGGTCCTGGCCTTCTTGCGAATGTGGACCATCTTAGCCATCATCATGCCTGCCATATCAGCCGTGCAAGGGATCACGATCGCTAATTATCTAACAGCGCCGTTTTTCAACGATTGCCATGTTCCCTCCCATGCTATTCGTCTCATCGCTACGGTCATCCTCT TTTGTTTGGTTTACATCAATTGCGTCAGTGTGAAATGGTCGTCTCGTCTTACAAATGCCTTGACGGTAACAAAGATCATCGGCCTAATGGTTCTTATTATTAGTGGAATTGTCAATATGTGCAGAG GATATACACAGAATCTTACCAATGCGTTTGCCATTCCAATGGAAGTCGACATACCCAAGGCTATTTATAGTGGAATATTTGCCTTCGGAGGATG GGAGACCATCGCTATGATTGTAGAGGAAATCAAAGATCCGGAGAG gaatctTCCATTGAGTATTATCATCTCCATGGTAATGATCACGGGCATCTACTTGCTGGCTAACGTGGCCTATCTGACCATCCTATCTCCTACTGAGATTCTCGCCTCGAAGGCAGTGGCAGCG GACTTTAGTGTGCTGGCTCTTGGAACCTGGTCCTGGACTATCTGGGTGTTTGTAGCCTTATCAGCCATTGGAGCTCTAAATGCCATGTATTTTGGCTTCTCAAG GGTGTACTATGCTGCTGCTCGGGATGGTCTTTTGCCCGAGGTGATTGGGATGATCAACATCAGATATCGTACACCACTCCCCGCGGTCATTGTTACG GTTCCAATAGTGATGGTATGTCTGATGGTCGATGATGTCTTCACGTTGATTCAGTATCAGTCATTCGTTATGGTAGCATTTCAAGCCATCACTGTCTGTATCATCCCGTATTCACGCTGGAAGTATCCTGACCTTAACAGGCCATTCAAG GTACCTGTGCTTGTTGCTGTATTATTTGCCTTGGCCATAGTCTTCCTAATGGGACTTACTCTGTATACAAGTCCAGTGAGTAGTGTAGTGGGACTCGTCCTAACCTTGATTGGTGTACCACTCTATTTCTTCTTCGTTCGATTGAATAAACCTCCATGGTTCAGGAAAATAACAG